From the genome of Argentina anserina chromosome 4, drPotAnse1.1, whole genome shotgun sequence, one region includes:
- the LOC126790198 gene encoding uncharacterized protein LOC126790198: MAKTKSGTQSAAMKHHSQQPNPFVGKLPKLTRSDDTTTTTTTKKKKKSKLGPKAVAMKAQPPKPNPFETIWSRRKFDILGKKRKGEERRVGRARSEAIEKRKKTLLKEYEKSGKSSVFLDKRIGEENDELDEFDKAIRRTQRERQVKQSKKSKYNLSDGEEEEFELQSLGALSQRDDFEDDVPPEDDDDGGEAKKKGYQLKSDDNDEDLSDGNENRHKSDKERYAEMILKSKNYKFEKSKEKDENKDLMEELDKKFTSVIASKALTNKSIKNDVSATQIFRTSEQEKSDAYDKLERELAMERRAQPSNRTKTPEEIAQEEREELERLEEERQKRMHPTDDYSDDDNEDADKPSTQRPRSISGDDLGDSFSLEEEPRAKKGWVDEILERKDASASESEGDDSDSSEGSEGSENGGVEGSDEDDCEGEKDLLNKEWEQSDDDNLEIDLDDEEEDSDEHGNDDDGYQKEVDQRDLKKLKRNDAVQASKSDGKSLDDKKLPTNKQSSTESDLPYIIEAPTSMEELNALLDDLCNADIALIIHRIRASNAIKLAAENKKKMQVFYGLLLQYFATLANKKPLNLELLNLLVKPLMEMSMETPYFASICARERILRTRTRFCETVKNPERSCWPTSKTLFLLRLWSLIFPCSDFRHVVMTPAIFLMCEYLTRCPILSGRDVAVGSFLCSLLLSITKQSQKFCPEAVTFLQTLLMAAKERKPKCNQASDIDHLMELKAPRPLLHIHESIDQIDPLNFLTIMDLPEDSSFFTSNNFRSSMLVTVIETLRGYVSCYEGFSSFPEIFLPISTLVLELSEQENMPSALTEKFKEVGLLIKTKADKHCMQRQPLQMRKQKPVAIKMLNPKFEENFVKGRDYDPDRERVERKKLKKRLTQEAKGAVRELRKDNYFLQEVKSRDKALMEEERAEKYGKARLFLQEQEHAMKSGQLGKGRGKRRR; encoded by the exons ATGGCGAAGACCAAGTCCGGCACGCAAAGCGCAGCCATGAAGCACCACTCCCAGCAACCCAACCCCTTCGTCGGCAAATTACCAAAGCTCACTCGCTCCGAcgacaccaccaccaccaccaccacgaagaagaagaagaaaagtaaACTAGGACCCAAGGCTGTCGCTATGAAGGCCCAGCCGCCGAAGCCCAACCCCTTCGAGACCATTTGGTCCCGGCGGAAATTCGACATCCTCGGAAAAAAGCGCAAAGGCGAAGAGCGCCGTGTCGGCCGCGCTCGCTCTGAGGCCATCGAAAAG AGGAAGAAGACGCTGTTGAAGGAGTACGAGAAGAGCGGTAAGTCCTCGGTGTTCTTGGATAAGCGTATTGGAGAGGAGAATGATGAGCTTGATGAGTTTGATAAGGCCATTCGGCGTACGCAGCGCGAGCGTCAA GTGAAGCAGAGCAAGAAAAGCAAGTATAACTTATCGGACGGGGAAGAGGAGGAGTTTGAGCTTCAGAGCCTAGGGGCATTGTCTCAGAGGGATGATTTTGAGGATGATGTGCCCcctgaggatgatgatgatggggGAGAAGCTAAGAAAA AAGGTTATCAATTGAAGTCTGATGATAACGACGAGGATCTAAGTGATGGAAATGAAAAT AGGCATAAAAGTGACAAGGAAAGATATGCTGAGATGATCTTGAAGTCCAAAAATTATAAG TTTGAGAAGTCGAAGGAGAAGGATGAAAACAAAGATTTGATGGAAGAATTGGACAAAAAATTTACCTCTGTAATTGCTTCGAAAGCTCTTACAAACAAGAGCATTAAGAATGACGTTTCTGCTACTCAGATCTTTAGAACTTCTGAGCAG GAGAAATCTGACGCTTATGATAAACTTGAAAGAGAATTGGCAATGGAAAGGCGTGCTCAACCCTCAAATAGGACAAAGACGCCTGAAGAGATAGCACAAGAAGAGAGGGAGGAACTCGAACGATTGGAG GAAGAGAGACAGAAAAGGATGCATCCCACCGATGACTATAGTGATGATGACAATGAGGATGCTGATAAACCATCTACCCAGAGGCCAAGATCCATATCTGGAGATGATCTTGGTGATTCCTTCTCACTTGAAGAAGAACCAAGGGCTAAAAAGGGTTGGGTTGATGAGATTCTCGAACGAAAAGATGCTAGTGCGTCTGAGAGTGAAGGAGATGATTCTGATTCTTCTGAGGGTTCAGAAGGTTCTGAAAACGGTGGTGTTGAGGGATCTGATGAAGATGATTGTGAAGGGGAAAAAGATCTATTGAATAAGGAATGGGAACAGAGTGATGATGATAATCTTGAAATAGActtagatgatgaagaagaagactctGACGAACACggaaatgatgatgatggttatcAAAAAGAGGTGGACCAAAGAGATCTTAAGAAGTTGAAAAGAAATGATGCTGTACAAGCTAGTAAAAGTGATGGTAAGTCGTTGGACGACAAAAAATTGCCAACCAATAAACAATCTTCAACTGAGTCAGACCTCCCTTACATAATTGAAGCTCCAACAAGCATGGAAGAGTTGAATGCATTATTGGATGATCTTTGTAATGCTGACATCGCCTTGATAATCCATCGAATCCGGGCAAGCAATGCAATCAAGCTTGCAGCagaaaataagaagaaaatgcAA GTATTTTAtggtttacttttgcaatattTTGCCACCTTGGCAAATAAAAAACCGCTGAATTTGGAGTTACTGAATTTGTTGGTAAAGCCCTTGATGGAAATGAGCATGGAGACTCCATATTTTGCTTCAATCTGTGCTCGTGAGAGGATCCTGCGCACTAGAACAAGATTTTGTGAGACTGTGAAGAACCCAG AAAGGAGTTGTTGGCCTACTTCAAAGACACTATTTCTCCTGAGGCTTTGGTCCCTGATATTTCCATGTTCAGACTTTCGTCATGTGGTCATGACTCCAGCAATATTTTTGATGTGTGAATATCTGACGCGTTGTCCCATCTTGTCTGGTCGTGATGTTGCAGTTGGCTCATTCTTATGCTCTCTGCTTCTCTCT ATCACTAAACAATCTCAGAAGTTCTGTCCTGAAGCAGTCACATTTCTTCAAACATTGTTAATGGCGGCCAAAGAAAGAAAGCCAAAGTGTAATCAAGCTTCTGAT ATCGATCATCTTATGGAATTAAAAGCACCCAGACCCCTTCTACACATACATGAATCTATAGATCAGATTGAtccacttaattttctcacaaTTATGGACCTGCCAGAAGACTCATCATTCTTCACCTCCAATAATTTCAG GTCCAGTATGCTGGTTACTGTGATTGAAACTCTACGTGGATATGTCAGTTGTTACGAAGGGTTCAGCTCTTTCCCCGAAATATTTTTGCCGATTTCAACATTGGTGCTTGAATTATCGGAACAAGAAAATATGCCAAGTGCATTAACTGAAAAATTTAAAGAGGTTGGTCTGCTGATTAAGACAAAAGCAGATAAACACTGCATGCAGCGGCAACCACTTCAGATGCGGAAGCAAAAGCCAGTGGCTATCAAAATGCTCAATCCAAAATTTGAGGAgaa CTTTGTCAAGGGCAGAGACTACGATCCAGATCGTGAACGAGTTGAAAGAAAGAAGTTGAAGAAGCGTTTGACACAAGAAGCTAAAGGTGCTGTTCGTGAACTGCGAAAAGATAATTATTTCTTACAGGAGGTGAAATCGAGGGATAAGGCTTTgatggaagaagaaagagcTGAGAAATATGGAAAAGCACGACTTTTCCTTCAAGAGCAAGAACATGCTATGAAATCTGGGCAATTAGGAAAAGGCAGggggaagagaagaagatga